From the Corvus cornix cornix isolate S_Up_H32 chromosome 1A, ASM73873v5, whole genome shotgun sequence genome, the window CCACTGAAAGAGAAGCCAAAGCTCTGTTGCTGTCAATGAAGCAAGCGTGTGTAACCTTATCTGCTGCACTGACTTCAGTATTCTGTGAACACATGTACACTGAAAGAGATAACCAAATGTCCACTAAAGGTCATCTGGTTAAGatcttaatttcttaatttttctagTTTCAAACAGGAAATAACATCTGAGTTCAGGCACCTCAGACTCTCCCCAGGAGAAAGGCAGATGTATCTTACAGAAGAGACATGAAGAGACTTGCAAAACATTAGGAAATGAACCAGCAACAagtttgggaaaagaaataaacagaaattctgaCTCTCATCTTCCTGTTTCAATAACACAATTTATTTCAGAGAGAtgagaattaagaaaaaatattttttctaaaaattatttatccaTTCTGGACATTCAATTTTACTTTCAGATATACAAATAGCTACTTTAATAATTGAATAAAaatctcataaaaatattttgagaaagtatgtatatatatatatgtatagttTTTTAAACTCTCAAAACATCTTTCTATGACTGGtacaaaacaaatacaaatacgTTTCTGTATTAATCTAGAAAGTAAGTTGTGTGATGAAAACCAATCTGAAGCAAATGcggtattttcttttcataatgcATGAAACATTTCAAGGAAGTCAGACATGATCTGCAAAAAAATAACTGGATGAGTCCCTTACCTGCCGAGAGATGGAGCTGCTTGTAGGATCTGGCACCGCAGAAATAAGGTTGGCAGTGCTCTTTCTATGAACACTATTCATACCAGGCATTTTAGTGATTTTACAGGCTTTGCTACTAGAACTAGAGTTTTTAcgtttttttccttctgatttgtcaaaagaaaggggaagagaagacaCTGCATTATGTGCTCCCAGGGAGTGGTCCCCTGAGTGGTGCACGAGAGAAGATACAGACAGATTAGAAGAGTCAATACTGCTCACTACCATGCTCATGTGTTTCACTGAGTCTGTTGAACTACTTGACAATGAAGTCCGTCCTGAGGGCTCCGATTTGGCACTGAGTGGGCTTGTTCCATTATTGGTATTGTGCACAGACACACTGTTATAGGAGGATGTCGCCTGATAGGAGTTCAACGTTGAACTGGGGTTCAGGACACAGTTCTTTTTGTGGGACCCTGAAAATGAAGACGAGGGAGATGTCTGCAAAGATAATGAGgacgatgatgatgatgaagacGACGACTGcggctttttctttttgttacttGAAGACTCATCACTCCGTGATGACAGGTCTTTCACTTTTGAGgatttgctggtttttgttttggatggcttgtgggatggggaagggatgACTGCTGGCACTGGTGATACAGCTGATGGCGCCTTAAAAGTTGAGTCCATGATACTTAGGCTTGCAGCCACgtgaggaaaagctgtggtGTGTGACATAATGGAATTCGTCTCTGCCGTTGTCACAAAGGCTGCATTTGATAACATGGCTGATGTCATTATGTAAGAAGAAGTGATTCTTGAACTGATAGGTGTTGAAGGAATATACACCGCACTGGGGTTGCTGAAGGGCTGTAAGACTGATGCTGGAAAAGGAGTGGAGAcatgtgctgctggagaaggcaTGGGACTGTCTGCCGCAGGAGGAATTTTCCtaaatagaaaaggaaaggggaaaaaaaaagaagaagagattTAGATACATAAAATATTCCATCCAAACAATGCAGataggaaataatttccatgaAGGCCAAAAAGGCAAACCTAGTTCATTATAATTTTGATTCCTATTCTATTCTACCAATCACATACAGCAATTAAGTGCACAGgattaaaatttaaacacattattacaaatttcatttcctttccccctctcttaTTTTaccaaacaattaaaaaatgcaactaAAATGCCTGACAGTGGCATCTATATGTATCCTAGTCACTATGTTTCATTAATTGCATATGTTTTGCGTCAAAGTTCATGCTGCGGAACAGTTTCAATATCAACCTAAACTCATAGGTTAGATTTCAATAAGGTAGTAAATGAGCCAGTCTGGGGGGTTGTGAAGCAATTAATCATTGAGTTTAAAGAGGAAAGATCATCCCTTTCCAAATGCAGTGCTATTCCCAACAGCTCATTTGAGAGCTGGTTAGATGACATTAAACAGGGAAATGATTGATTAATTTTCACTGATATTGAAAAATTGACAAAATATTAAACAGAGCTTGATAAGCTTTATAAACAGCTGAATActcttctgagaagaaaatctAATAATATTACCTGTGAAATTAGTAGGATGTATTCAAATTCCTTTCCATTCAGCCATCATCTATTATTTTATGTAGTGTGGTGTTATCAAAGAACCAGACCTTCATAATGTCTTTTGGAAAACTATTATGTGAGCTTTTCCCATTATTTAGACTTACATTTAATTCACAGTTTAATCCTATTTCTCTTTGCTAAGAAGCTGTACAGCCCCATAACTCTGTCCTTGTTATCCTTCCTACTGACacctttcccctttttaaagGCTTACTCTTGCCCTCACATAGCATGGTAAAAGAGCAGCCCTGGGTGTGCTGTGTTATCATAAATCAAATCCTAATTACGAGTTCTCTCCAGGTATTCCTCCTATGGAGACTGTTGGCCAGAACACTGTTTATGTCACAGTTACATAAGGGATTACATACAGTCCATGGTGCCAGAAATGAAGAAGTCCTACTGCCTGCTACTTGCAATGCAAACAAAGCTGCCCAtcagagcagctcctcaggtTACTTTTAAAGAAGGACCAACAATTCACACCCACCTTTGCAAAGTACTTTGAGAACTAGGGATAAAAGTTCTTTGTTAATGTCACAGTTCtgaaaacacagccctgcacccCTGTACCTCTggccacagctgcagagctATAGAACAGCAGCCTcacacccagccctgcttgGGGAGCACAGGAAAAGgtcagtccagaggagggtTGAGGACAACAGAGGAATAAAACAGAGGTTAGGCACTGTCAGCTCCCTGTGTTATACAGGCAAGTGAGTACGGCTGGAGTTCATTAAAATATTAGAGATTACATAAACAGCTAGAATTTGGGAAAACGTTTGAAATCAGATTTAGTGGGAGCAGGACAAGGCCTGTTTACTTCTGGTATCAAATATTTAACTACTGTAGaggttattttggttttctgtacTAGTTTGCACTAGTAGTGGCACACGTTTTGTCAGATGCCCAAGCATCTTTTCTCCTGACAAACAAAGCCAATAGGTAACAAATTTTAATCTTCCCATTTAaggaaactaaaatatttttatttgtggaaGGTGACAGACACTAGTTTATAAATTTACAAAGCAGATCGAGCATGATCAGTCTCTCAACAGACATGAAACTGGCCCTTTTATGGCAGAACCAACCATTTCCAAACTATATCTCCTAGCACAGTGGCACTGTCATCATTAAGATACCAGGTTAGTCAGACAAGCCAAGCtttagtgctttaaaaatatatttaaataaaaatcaaaccttGTTTATCTAATGGCTGGCATCCAATGAATATAACACAGTCCTGATAATAAACAGTGACATGAAACACTGCACTTTAGTGTCATTACACTGGAAGAAGAATGCATATTCTGTAGCAGAATACCCCCAAAAAATCAATCCTATCTGCAGATGTAATGAActttcagttactttttttttaaagaattaacatttattttagaagtgCAGTCCATTTTAATGGAGCTGTGTAGTCAAAGCCTATGGTGCTTGGAACCCGCATATGTGATACAGAGGTGCTTCAAGAGTGACTAATAATCAGAATTTTAAGATCCCAAAGGCAGTAAGGGCACTATGGACTAAAAATCTATCATATTCCATCTTATGCAGAGACAAATGTGGACCAAGTTCCTTATCTTACAACTCATGAGCCTTACACAGTGAAGCCTGAATGGGTGATGCAGGGGCATGATAAAAGTTTAAGCAAAAATCTGGATTCTTAGGGGCTATAAAGAGTCCTAAATCTGGCAGAAATTTACATCAGACTAGGAGATTGTTCTGGTGGGCTGTACATACCTTAatagagaagagaaaatttgtACATGCTACTGCTATACCTTAGTACAGAGGTAATTTTACAAACGCTGGCCATGGCGtgtttaattttacagaattaaaaatgttaaatgatCCACCAAGTGTAAAAATCCCACTTACTTCCACATCTGTGAGTTCAAGTGTTTTTCTACCATGGAGTTCAGTGCGAATCGAAAATGGTCCCATCTTCTGTCAAAGACATAGTACCCTCTTCCCATTAAACGACTGCCATAtgaacagaactgaaagaaaaggtatttcaaTGTTgcttataaaaatgtatttctacattatgaaatatttattgataGATCAAGGAAAACCGTTGTAATTTGTATCATGCacataaaacttatttttaaatgtggttttcaCTATCTGCagcaaaaatagtttttttacGAATTATGAAATATGTGCATAATATCTCAACTTCGTGTAAAGTATATTTCATACTTCATTAACGAATCAGTGCCAGAGAAAGAATGTAACTGCTGAGGTacttataaagaaaaaattcttactGCCTCAGAAAGACAAGTTACACTGTTCTGTGCATCTTAAATCTCATAACTGCatgacagcaataaaaatataactgaagagggaaaaaagtgcaACAGGAACATCTTTAGTATCTACTTAATAAACAAACCACTGACATTTCAGTAAAAAAGTATATTATCATCCATGGCATCTGTGCTACAACACAACATGGGATACACTCTTCACAGCGCATGAAAATCAACTGGAGGAGTAGTAAATATTTTGAGAattctgcagagctcaggagtCCTTGCACTACTTCCTCTGGAGAGCTTCCTGAAAAGTCCTACAACACTGAGATGTTACAATCAGGAACATGTTCTTGCTTCAGCTCAGTCTTACTGATCTACATGATGCAGAGAACTGCTACAATGCCTGTTTGTAGGAGAGAAACCTGTTACAAAACATCCTCAAAAAACAATACAACTCTCCATCGTAAGAGGGACTGCATGGTGACTGCAACTGTTCACCATCTGTTTCATGACCAGGTTAAACAGGTTAATTAAAACCACCACCTAAGTTGACAAACTCGCCTCATCTCCCAGTGAGCTAACACTAACATCAGGTACCACCAAGAGGTAATTAAAGTAGCTAGTGACTTTCCCCCTGATCAATTATTACCACCTGGCCGGGAGAGGGACTTCGTAAGGAAAACAGTTTAGTTGAATATGAAATTCAGCATGAACTGAGCTGGAGGTGATTTACACCATCTTTTCTGTCTTCACGCTGATATGGACTAAGAAGTTTCACTACCAGTAACTGTTTCAGTTGAGTGATACTAAGATTTCAAAGAACAGATGAGTCAGTGGGTTTGCCTTGAAACAGAACAAGGATCCTAAACCAAAATGGCTATTGACAGCCATGCCTCACTGCTGAGGCGTGTGCAAGAACTGGCTGCACTTAGATTATTTTTTGTGTGGGCACCCATGCAGTGAACCTTTAGTTTTTAATTCATAGAGAAGCAGTCAGCAAAACCAAAGTAGCATACAAAAGTACCAAGGAAACAGGAGGTTCCTGCATATGACAGTATCGTGTGGAGTACAgtaattctcattttctctgtaaGAACCAAATACAGGATTTCATCTGACAGTCATTTTATGTTCAGGCCATACTTCTTCCTGGTGTCTGACAGTAAAAAGTTCTCCTTTGCTCTAGGGAATACAAACAATGCTACCAGCTATCAcaatgtttgttttattctgcaTATCATATGGAAAACATGTAAGTGTATTCCTTGGCTCAATTTTTACGAGAACCAACTCCTAAGAAGTTCAAGAGTTCTTCCATTGCTTCTTGGTTTGAACAGCATAAATAAATTCACACTGCAGAGATAATATCACAAAGCGGCTTTTGCTATTTACAGTGAAATTTCTCACtaacacagaagaaagacaaaaccagcTGCTTAAACACATACTTAAGCCACCACCAGAGCCTTTCCATTTTGACATGAATGAAGCAATAGTTTCTAAGTCCACACACACTCACATAAATGACATTTAATTACTGCTTTAAACCAGACTACAAAAATGAACGGAGCACTGCCTTTTGCCACCAACTGCAAGGAACAGTTTCGTAAGAAGGACAACAACCAAGAGAATATCTGCTCATGTCACATTTAAAGCAATGCAACTTTCCTCAGTTTAGCACAACTACACCCAATTTGAGGTCTACTGAGAAGACAATCTAAAAATAGAACTTCTGATTTTCTGCTGCCCATCTTGTCCTACATCAATGTATCGTGTGTACTGACCAGTGGTCTCCTTCTACCTTATCCCATCCTTACCATTTTGtgttaaatgtattttttctctttagaacAGTGTTCAGAATGTAAGGTCTTCATTCCTTATTATTCATTCTTACTAAATTTACTTATTTGTTCTCCCCTCTCTAATTATGCAAGAACAATGACAAGGCATGCCAGAGACTGACACATACCCCAAGAGGTCTGGGATGGTGTCCAGAAAAATGACAGTCTAATTTATCGGATTCTTCAGCTCCATCCGCTTCTCCTTCATCACTGGACAATCTGCTCGTGATATCTCCTCCCATGGAAGGCAGTGGCAGTTCTGGTACATACCCACTGTGGTTTGAAGAACTGTTGCTGTTTATGCTATTTGCAGATGAAGGTCTAGAAGGAGAATATACATTTAAATCATCAGCAGTAAAAGGCTCTATAAACCTACCTGCTGGCATCAAGCATCAAAGCAAATGATGCCAGAAATTACCAATGTAAAGAAGGACAGTAAAAGACATTGAATAGCTGACATTAGGTCTTGTCAGAAATATATTGTGTGGTTGTCATCAAGTTAATGTTAGCAGAAGCACCCTTCTATTgcctgaaattttaaatttgtcaTGAAGTTGGATTTCAGATCTTGAAAGAGGCAAAgtatatttaaaacacaaataaaaaccaggTGTATAAAATCTTCTTACACGGAACCATTACTCAGCTACTTGATTAATCCCAAGGGTCCACttatgaaattatatttcataCCAAAATCCTACTAAAATTAATGTACTAAATATAAGAGTGTTTAGCCGACACTCTCTACAGGTAGATTAGTGAGTGAAGGAACTGGGAGAACTCCTCACAGTGTGTAGGTTTTCTTTACCTTTGTctaaaatgcaataaaacaaaTTAGGAATGTCTTTGCACCACAGGGTGTGATGGTGCCTTGCCTTTCAAAAGTAGTTTGAAAACAGATTAGATTAGgttagattagattagattagattagaaGTGGGGGTGGAAAAGGTTCTCAATTACAGTCTGTACAACCAAGACTCTGGTTGTATGGAGAGCTCTGAAGCTGGAGGAGATGTCCACACTGGGCAAATTCTGCAAATGACTATTACCACAGGCCTGGACCCTAGGGTgtatcaccgtgtcccgcagccatagggtggaggaggagagaagatccagcaggcaggaactgtgcagcaagattgatttatttaattattttacaaactcttttatagacttttttcttcatagtctaattggacaaaggatcagccaccccttggggtgattggctaaaatcctaaaacatccattgtcaaaatatttttctactataccacaaacaagacttttcaaggctgcaggtggcttggttgtttacatactctgctacctcttctgtgagagagaaaagtctctcacagacttagaaaatagcaagaaaatccttgctagcagcgTTTTTGTATCTACAGATGATCTTCTTCCATCCCATGAGTTCCTGCTCTCAGGACAGAGCAGTCCCCCCCAGCCTGTGGACAGGAGCCCTCTCCTGACCTGCGCTGGGACTGCTCACGGATGGCGTGAGCACAGGACTAAGGCTGCAGCCGGGATGTGTGAGTGCCCCGCGGTGCCCCCGGCGGGCTGTGCCACCCGCAGCAGCAGAGCCGCAGGCCTGCTGGCCCCCACAGAGAGGCAGCAaggctgccacagctgctctgaaacCAGGCAGGACAACCCAACAGAGgcactgcagcagaaacagaaatgcaggcTGTACAAACACAACATAGGACTGCTAAAATCCTCCTCCTCGAGTACTACTACCTCTGTAATTTCTGCTGCTGACTCTCATGGAATTGCATTCCAGTTTTGCTACTTTGACTGTAACACCTACTAAACCCAATCTGTACCTTTCTGTCTGTGCTCCTCTCTATGAACGGCTGTGTAAGGTCACCTCTTTTACAAGAATTAGGCAGAGAAGCACAATTCATCGGTGGCTATTCTTTCATTGTCTTTTCACTCAAACCCTGCAAGGCCCACCTCTGTCACTGAAGGAATAAAACTTCATTAGGGCTTGGTGGCCACACAGAAAACATTGGAAACAGCTGTCTCTGTAAGATCTGAGACAGCAAATACAAGAAATATCTCTTTGAAATAGGGACTGTTGTGGTAGGAAAGTCCCAAAATGAGCACCCAATCCTGACCAAGGTTTCTGCAAGAAATGAATgatgaaaaaatgtaaatatgaaCAAAGCCAACTAGTTTAGCTCTATGCACTCCAGCCAAAATTAGTACCAAAAAATCtcacaaataaagaaaacatatgGGAAGTTTTCCAAGGATAATCAGAATTCAGTAGCTCAAACGCCTCACACCGTTTTTTGCAAAAGGATGCCTTCAGAAGTTTTCATTGTCCTTCTGAAGATTGTTTTTGTCCTTTCtaagaaaaatcttcaaaacaAGGGAAGACATGCTATGGACGGTTTCATATCAATAGTTTTAAATCAACACTAAATTACACCTTTTTTTACAACAATTCCATTGATGCAATTAGCAAAGtatttctggagaaaaattCTACATTAATGTGCAGAATTTTACTACTAATACCTATACTGATTCATGTAAATAGACTTTTCTTCTCAACTGTGACCGAATGACTTGAATATAAACTTTCCTAATTATTACCGACAATTTTAGCCAAAAAATGCAGTTAGTCTGAGATTCTGAGCCAAAGGTGCACACTATTCCTTTCCTCATTCCCAATCAGATCACAGGCTACCATGGACAGAGTTAGGTTAACATAAGCTAGCAGAAATTCTTATATTAGTATGTTTTATTGTGCAATAGGCTAAAGAAGTACCAAATGCTTATAAAACGAGTTGTAAGAAAGACTAAGAAATGTCTTACAGCACCTTCAGAATGCAACATTTCACACTGGAGAACTGCTTACCTTGGAAGTATAGAATTTGGTGGTCTAGATTTTGCAGGAGATGTTACTTTAGATTCTTGCCCAGAGTTCACTGAGGATCCTGACAGAGAGTCTTGTGCTGGTGTGGGCTGGCTCTGATAGCTTTCCCTTGCAGATGGTGGATGCTCTTTGTCTTTTGCGACTTCTTTTTCCCTGGATCGAGCTTTGTGTTCAGCTAGAAGGATGTCAAACTGTTTTTTACGGCCTGGAACTGCTCGTCGATGATTAAGTGAATGAGTCTAAAAATAGGGTGGTTAAAAAGCATTTGTGTGTGCATGACATTGTTTATGAGTCCTCTACACTTCTGATACACCAATACTCTAAAAGATAAAATCTACTTCAAACAACTTTAGCCACAGTTATGGAAATAAAGCTGCTATTCCACATTATCTTTGATAATTTATAGTCATTCTTAAGAAATGCCAACGTCAAGgctaaaattactttttgcaACAATTTTTATATAATAGAGACTATTGACTTACCTTTTCCAAGATGGAAAATAGAATTCCAGTAATTTTAagacattaagaaaataattgtagCTTTTAACTTACAATGAAAAACTTATTTCATTGGATTGAAAAAcatgaatacattttaaagcaaatttagCTGATCATCTCTACTGACAGGCAGCACATACACATACAAATGTTCATTAGAAATGTCTCACATTG encodes:
- the ATXN7L1 gene encoding ataxin-7-like protein 1 isoform X4 — its product is MRLNKEERRHGSMCKPSPSPASPACNSRTSLVQMKPKSCISGHNPVGSNSKPFKTPKDNLLTSSSKQHTVFPSKVSRDKPCVPVPVVSLEKIPNLVKADGANVKMNSATTTTITSSSASSSSITAPTLVKSGLTSKSVPPSPEKILNGKGIVAPSIDKKHQNGTKSSNKPYKRLSEREFDPNKHCGVLDPETKKPCTRSLTCKTHSLNHRRAVPGRKKQFDILLAEHKARSREKEVAKDKEHPPSARESYQSQPTPAQDSLSGSSVNSGQESKVTSPAKSRPPNSILPRPSSANSINSNSSSNHSGYVPELPLPSMGGDITSRLSSDEGEADGAEESDKLDCHFSGHHPRPLGFCSYGSRLMGRGYYVFDRRWDHFRFALNSMVEKHLNSQMWKKIPPAADSPMPSPAAHVSTPFPASVLQPFSNPSAVYIPSTPISSRITSSYIMTSAMLSNAAFVTTAETNSIMSHTTAFPHVAASLSIMDSTFKAPSAVSPVPAVIPSPSHKPSKTKTSKSSKVKDLSSRSDESSSNKKKKPQSSSSSSSSSSLSLQTSPSSSFSGSHKKNCVLNPSSTLNSYQATSSYNSVSVHNTNNGTSPLSAKSEPSGRTSLSSSSTDSVKHMSMVVSSIDSSNLSVSSLVHHSGDHSLGAHNAVSSLPLSFDKSEGKKRKNSSSSSKACKITKMPGMNSVHRKSTANLISAVPDPTSSSISRQIGKNSSVALSQSSPSSTSNPVHNRQKTSNRTGRIRTLP
- the ATXN7L1 gene encoding ataxin-7-like protein 1 isoform X1; this translates as MRLNKEDMHLFGHYPAHDDFYLVVCNICNQVVKPQVFQSHCERRHGSMCKPSPSPASPACNSRTSLVQMKPKSCISGHNPVGSNSKPFKTPKDNLLTSSSKQHTVFPSKVSRDKPCVPVPVVSLEKIPNLVKADGANVKMNSATTTTITSSSASSSSITAPTLVKSGLTSKSVPPSPEKILNGKGIVAPSIDKKHQNGTKSSNKPYKRLSEREFDPNKHCGVLDPETKKPCTRSLTCKTHSLNHRRAVPGRKKQFDILLAEHKARSREKEVAKDKEHPPSARESYQSQPTPAQDSLSGSSVNSGQESKVTSPAKSRPPNSILPRPSSANSINSNSSSNHSGYVPELPLPSMGGDITSRLSSDEGEADGAEESDKLDCHFSGHHPRPLGFCSYGSRLMGRGYYVFDRRWDHFRFALNSMVEKHLNSQMWKKIPPAADSPMPSPAAHVSTPFPASVLQPFSNPSAVYIPSTPISSRITSSYIMTSAMLSNAAFVTTAETNSIMSHTTAFPHVAASLSIMDSTFKAPSAVSPVPAVIPSPSHKPSKTKTSKSSKVKDLSSRSDESSSNKKKKPQSSSSSSSSSSLSLQTSPSSSFSGSHKKNCVLNPSSTLNSYQATSSYNSVSVHNTNNGTSPLSAKSEPSGRTSLSSSSTDSVKHMSMVVSSIDSSNLSVSSLVHHSGDHSLGAHNAVSSLPLSFDKSEGKKRKNSSSSSKACKITKMPGMNSVHRKSTANLISAVPDPTSSSISRQIGKNSSVALSQSSPSSTSNPVHNRQCF
- the ATXN7L1 gene encoding ataxin-7-like protein 1 isoform X5, with the protein product MCKPSPSPASPACNSRTSLVQMKPKSCISGHNPVGSNSKPFKTPKDNLLTSSSKQHTVFPSKVSRDKPCVPVPVVSLEKIPNLVKADGANVKMNSATTTTITSSSASSSSITAPTLVKSGLTSKSVPPSPEKILNGKGIVAPSIDKKHQNGTKSSNKPYKRLSEREFDPNKHCGVLDPETKKPCTRSLTCKTHSLNHRRAVPGRKKQFDILLAEHKARSREKEVAKDKEHPPSARESYQSQPTPAQDSLSGSSVNSGQESKVTSPAKSRPPNSILPRPSSANSINSNSSSNHSGYVPELPLPSMGGDITSRLSSDEGEADGAEESDKLDCHFSGHHPRPLGFCSYGSRLMGRGYYVFDRRWDHFRFALNSMVEKHLNSQMWKKIPPAADSPMPSPAAHVSTPFPASVLQPFSNPSAVYIPSTPISSRITSSYIMTSAMLSNAAFVTTAETNSIMSHTTAFPHVAASLSIMDSTFKAPSAVSPVPAVIPSPSHKPSKTKTSKSSKVKDLSSRSDESSSNKKKKPQSSSSSSSSSSLSLQTSPSSSFSGSHKKNCVLNPSSTLNSYQATSSYNSVSVHNTNNGTSPLSAKSEPSGRTSLSSSSTDSVKHMSMVVSSIDSSNLSVSSLVHHSGDHSLGAHNAVSSLPLSFDKSEGKKRKNSSSSSKACKITKMPGMNSVHRKSTANLISAVPDPTSSSISRQIGKNSSVALSQSSPSSTSNPVHNRQKTSNRTGRIRTLP
- the ATXN7L1 gene encoding ataxin-7-like protein 1 isoform X3; translation: MRLNKEDMHLFGHYPAHDDFYLVVCNICNQVVKPQVFQSHCERRHGSMCKPSPSPASPACNSRTSLVQMKPKSCISGHNPVGSNSKPFKTPKDNLLTSSSKQHTVFPSKVSRDKPCVPVPVVSLEKIPNLVKADGANVKMNSATTTTITSSSASSSSITAPTLVKSGLTSKSVPPSPEKILNGKGIVAPSIDKKHQNGTKSSNKPYKRLSEREFDPNKHCGVLDPETKKPCTRSLTCKTHSLNHRRAVPGRKKQFDILLAEHKARSREKEVAKDKEHPPSARESYQSQPTPAQDSLSGSSVNSGQESKVTSPAKSRPPNSILPRPSSANSINSNSSSNHSGYVPELPLPSMGGDITSRLSSDEGEADGAEESDKLDCHFSGHHPRPLGFCSYGSRLMGRGYYVFDRRWDHFRFALNSMVEKHLNSQMWKKIPPAADSPMPSPAAHVSTPFPASVLQPFSNPSAVYIPSTPISSRITSSYIMTSAMLSNAAFVTTAETNSIMSHTTAFPHVAASLSIMDSTFKAPSAVSPVPAVIPSPSHKPSKTKTSKSSKVKDLSSRSDESSSNKKKKPQSSSSSSSSSSLSLQTSPSSSFSGSHKKNCVLNPSSTLNSYQATSSYNSVSVHNTNNGTSPLSAKSEPSGRTSLSSSSTDSVKHMSMVVSSIDSSNLSVSSLVHHSGDHSLGAHNAVSSLPLSFDKSEGKKRKNSSSSSKACKITKMPGMNSVHRKSTANLISAVPDPTSSSISRQDIAHTNKWNLEKKMVRAKQSVSNLAEMGEEKRNK
- the ATXN7L1 gene encoding ataxin-7-like protein 1 isoform X2 — translated: MRLNKEDMHLFGHYPAHDDFYLVVCNICNQVVKPQVFQSHCERRHGSMCKPSPSPASPACNSRTSLVQMKPKSCISGHNPVGSNSKPFKTPKDNLLTSSSKQHTVFPSKVSRDKPCVPVPVVSLEKIPNLVKADGANVKMNSATTTTITSSSASSSSITAPTLVKSGLTSKSVPPSPEKILNGKGIVAPSIDKKHQNGTKSSNKPYKRLSEREFDPNKHCGVLDPETKKPCTRSLTCKTHSLNHRRAVPGRKKQFDILLAEHKARSREKEVAKDKEHPPSARESYQSQPTPAQDSLSGSSVNSGQESKVTSPAKSRPPNSILPRPSSANSINSNSSSNHSGYVPELPLPSMGGDITSRLSSDEGEADGAEESDKLDCHFSGHHPRPLGFCSYGSRLMGRGYYVFDRRWDHFRFALNSMVEKHLNSQMWKKIPPAADSPMPSPAAHVSTPFPASVLQPFSNPSAVYIPSTPISSRITSSYIMTSAMLSNAAFVTTAETNSIMSHTTAFPHVAASLSIMDSTFKAPSAVSPVPAVIPSPSHKPSKTKTSKSSKVKDLSSRSDESSSNKKKKPQSSSSSSSSSSLSLQTSPSSSFSGSHKKNCVLNPSSTLNSYQATSSYNSVSVHNTNNGTSPLSAKSEPSGRTSLSSSSTDSVKHMSMVVSSIDSSNLSVSSLVHHSGDHSLGAHNAVSSLPLSFDKSEGKKRKNSSSSSKACKITKMPGMNSVHRKSTANLISAVPDPTSSSISRQIGKNSSVALSQSSPSSTSNPVHNRQKTSNRTGRIRTLP